The Meriones unguiculatus strain TT.TT164.6M chromosome 6, Bangor_MerUng_6.1, whole genome shotgun sequence genome has a window encoding:
- the Mapk6 gene encoding mitogen-activated protein kinase 6, producing the protein MAEKFESLMNIHGFDLGCRYMDLKPLGCGGNGLVFSAVDNDCDKRVAIKKIVLTDPQSVKHALREIKIIRRLDHDNIVKVFEILGPSGSQLTDDVGSLTELNSVYIVQEYMETDLANVLEQGPLLEEHARLFMYQLLRGLKYIHSANVLHRDLKPANLFINTEDLVLKIGDFGLARIMDPHYSHKGHLSEGLVTKWYRSPRLLLSPNNYTKAIDMWAAGCIFAEMLTGKTLFAGAHELEQMQLILESIPVVHEEDRQELLSVIPVYIRNDMTEPHKPLTQLLPGISREALDFLEQILTFSPMDRLTAEEALSHPYMSIYAFPTDEPISSHPFHIEDEVDDILLMDETHSHIYNWERYHDCQFSEHDWPIHNNFDIDEVQLDPRALSDVTDEEEVQVDPRKYLDGDREKYLEDPAFDTSYSAEPCWQYPDHHENKYCDLECSHTCNYKTRSPSYLDNLVWRESEVNHYYEPKLIIDLSNWKEQSKEKSDKKGKSKCERNGLVKAQMALEEASQQLSEKEREKSQAFDFDSFIAGTIELSSQHESADVVDKLNDLNSSVSQLELKSLISKSVSREKQEKGMANLAQLEALYQSSWDSQFVNGGEECFLISQFCCEVRKDEHVEKESTYTSYLDKFFSRKEDSEMLETEPVEEGKRGERGREAGLLSGSGEFLLSKQLESIGTPQFHSPVGSPLKSIQATLTPSTMKSSPQIPHKTYSSILKHLN; encoded by the exons atggcagagaaatttGAGAGTCTCATGAACATTCATGGTTTTGATCTGGGCTGTAGGTACATGGACTTAAAACCATTGGGCTGTGGAGGCAATGGTCTGGTTTTTTCTGCTGTAGACAATGACTGTGACAAAAGAGtagccatcaagaaaattgtcctcaCTGATCCCCAGAGCGTCAAACATGCTCTCCGTGAAATCAAAATTATTAGAAGACTTGACCACGATAACATTGTGAAAGTGTTTGAAATTCTTGGTCCCAGCGGAAGCCAGCTAACAGACGATGTGGGCTCTCTGACGGAGCTGAACAGCGTCTACATTGTTCAGGAGTACATGGAGACAGACCTGGCGAACGTGCTGGAGCAGGGCCCTCTACTGGAAGAGCACGCCAGGCTCTTCATGTATCAGCTGCTGCGCGGGCTCAAGTATATTCATTCCGCAAACGTGCTGCACAGAGATCTCAAGCCAGCTAACCTTTTCATTAACACTGAAGACTTGGTGCTGAAGATAGGTGACTTTGGTCTGGCACGGATCATGGATCCTCATTACTCCCATAAG GGTCATCTTTCTGAAGGATTGGTTACCAAATGGTACAGATCTCCACGGCTTTTACTTTCTCCTAATAACTATACTAAAGCCATTGACATGTGGGCTGCAGGCTGCATCTTTGCTGAAATGCTGACTGGTAAAACCCTCTTTGCAG GTGCACATGAACTTGAACAGATGCAGCTGATCTTAGAGTCTATTCCTGTTGTGCATGAGGAAGATCGGCAGGAGCTTCTCAGCGTGATTCCAGTTTACATTAGAAACGACATGACTGAGCCACACAAACCGCTAACTCAGCTGCTTCCGGGAATTAGTCGAGAAG cactggatttcctggaacAGATTCTGACGTTCAGCCCCATGGACCGGCTGACAGCAGAGGAAGCGCTTTCCCATCCTTACATGAGCATCTACGCTTTTCCAACGGATGAGCCCATTTCAAGCCATCCTTTCCACATAGAAGATGAAGTTGATGATATTTTGCTTATGGATGAAACACATAGTCACATTTATAATTGGGAAAG GTATCATGATTGTCAGTTTTCCGAGCATGACTGGCCTATTCATAACAACTTCGATATAGATGAGGTTCAGCTTGACCCAAGAGCTCTGTCTGATGTCACCGATGAAGAAGAAGTTCAAGTTGATCCTCGAAAATACTTGGATGGAGACCGAGAGAAGTATCTAGAGGATCCCGCCTTTGACACTAGCTACTCTGCTGAGCCTTGCTGGCAGTACCCAGATCACCACGAGAACAAGTACTGTGATCTGGAGTGTAGCCACACCTGTAACTACAAAACAAGGTCGCCATCATACTTAGATAACCTGGTGTGGAGGGAGAGCGAGGTTAACCATTACTATGAGCCCAAACTTATTATAGACCTTTCCAACTGGAAAGAGCAAAGTAAAGAGAAGTCTGATAAGAAAGGCAAGTCAAAGTGTGAGAGGAACGGATTGGTGAAAGCGCAGATGGCGCTGGAGGAAGCGTCCCAGCAGCtgtctgagaaggagagggagaagagccaGGCCTTTGACTTTGACTCCTTCATCGCAGGGACTATTGAGCTTAGTTCCCAGCATGAGTCTGCAGATGTAGTTGACAAGTTAAATGACTTGAatagctctgtgtcccagctaGAACTGAAAAGCTTGATCTCCAAGTCAGTCAGCCGAGAGAAGCAGGAAAAGGGAATGGCTAATTTGGCTCAGCTGGAAGCCTTGTACCAGTCCTCTTGGGACAGCCAGTTCGTGAACGGTGGGGAGGAGTGTTTCCTCATCAGTCAGTTCTGTTGTGAGGTCAGGAAGGATGAACACGTGGAGAAGGAGAGCACATACACCAGCTATTTGGACAAGTTCTTTAGCAGGAAGGAAGATTCTGAAATGCTAGAAACTGAGCCGGTCGAGGAAGGGAAGCGTGGGGAGAGAGGACGGGAGGCAGGCCTTCTGAGCGGCAGTGGGGAGTTTCTCCTGAGCAAGCAGCTAGAGTCCATAGGCACCCCGCAGTTCCACAGTCCAGTGGGGTCTCCACTCAAGTCCATCCAGGCCACGTTAACACCTTCCACCATGAAATCTTCCCCTCAAATTCCTCACAAGACATACAGCAGCATTCTGAAACATCTGAACTAA